In Amaranthus tricolor cultivar Red isolate AtriRed21 chromosome 3, ASM2621246v1, whole genome shotgun sequence, a single window of DNA contains:
- the LOC130808390 gene encoding uncharacterized protein LOC130808390, which translates to MPFGLTNAPSTFMRLMNEVLRPFLGKFVVVYLDDILIYSRDEDEHLEHLFQVFTVLRKQKLYGKLEKCDFMLYEVTFLGYIVSGDGVKVDPSKVEAIQSWPSPKTLTEVRSFHGLASFYRRFIRNFSTLMAPITECTKKGSFEWTPQAQKAFEEIKEKMCNTPILALPDFSKPFEVECDASGKGIGVVLIQEGRPIAYFSENGKANVVADALSRRHNLLGVVEAKILGFELIKEYYKEDEDFKTILKKCVDGVYDLFSLHDGFLFKGNRLCIPKCPIRSLLIHETHGGGLAGHVGVQKTLELLQTHFYWPKMLSTVHHVITRCSTCQRAKMVFHKGLYKPLPVPERPWEDMAHFIPCHKTEDAMKVAKLYFEEVVRFHGVPRTIVSDLYGVNPYIPIDLKALPQDKFVHGGAKEQAEFMVKIQKEVRKNIEKANEIYKKQANKRVRNVKNFEVGDLVWIYMRKERFPSQSKNKLMPRAEGPFEIVEKINDNAYKVDLGGQYGVSKLRTISFEEEEDDQDGQGKLLMELLDV; encoded by the exons ATGCCGTTTGGTCTTACAAATGCACCTagcactttcatgagattgatgaacGAAGTGCTAAGGCCATTTCTTGGAAAGTTCGTGGTGGTGTACCTTGATGATATCCTTATTTACAGTCGAGATGAGGATGAGCATTTGGAACATTTATTTCAAGTTTTTACTGTTTTGAGAAAgcaaaaattgtatggaaaacttgaaaaatgtgattttatgttatatgaGGTCACTTTTCTTGGTTACATAGTTTCCGGTGATGGTGTGAAAGTTGATCCAAGCAAGGTTGAAGCAATTCAATCATGGCCTAGTCCTAAAACACTCACGGAGGTCCGTTCTTTCCATGGGCTAGCTTCCTTTTACAGGAGGTTCATTCGAAATTTTAGTACTCTCATGGCTCCCATAACCGAGTGCACAAAGAAGGGTTCGTTTGAATGGACTCCTCAAGCTCAAAAGGCGTTtgaagaaatcaaagaaaagATGTGCAACACACCTATCCTAGCACTTCCGGATTTTTCAAAGCCATTTGAAGttgagtgtgatgcaagtgggaaaGGAATTGGTGTCGTGTTGATTCAAGAGGGGCGTCCAattgcttactttagtgagaa TGGAAAGGCAaatgttgttgcggatgccttatctagaagGCATAATTTACTTGGTGTTGTCGAAGCCAAGATTCTTGGGTTTGAGttgatcaaagagtactacaaAGAAGATGAAGATTTTAAGACCATTTTGAAGAAATGTGTCGATGGAGtctatgatttattttccttacacGACGGTTTTCTTTTtaagggaaatagattatgcattcctaagtgtccGATTAGAAGTTTGTTGATCCATGAAACGCATGGGGGAGGTCTAGCTGGTCACGTTGGTGTTCAAAAGACATTGGAGCTTCTTCAAACTCATTTCTATTGGCCTAAGATGTTATCTACGGTCCATCATGTTATCACTcgttgctctacttgtcaaagggcaaaAATGGTGTTTCATAAAGGTCTTTACAAGCCACTTCCAGTTCCCGAgagaccttgggaagat ATGGCTCATTTCATTCCTTGTCATAAAACCGAGGATGCTATGAAAGTGGCTAAGTTGTACTTTGAAGAAGTGGTTCGTTTTCATGGGGTGCCACGCACCATTGTGTCCGATC tctatGGTGTTAATCCCTATATTCCTATTGATCTCAAAGCCctacctcaagataagtttgtgcATGGAGGTGCTAAGGAACAAGCTgagttcatggtcaagattcaGAAGGAAGTtaggaagaatattgaaaaggccaatgagaTTTACAAGAAGCAAGCCAACAAGAGGGTTAGAAACGTGAAGAATTTTGAAGTTGGTGACTTGGTatggatttacatgaggaaagaaaggTTTCCTAGCCAAAGCAAAAACAAACTCATGCCACGAGCTGAAGGTCCCTTTGAAATtgtggaaaagatcaatgacaatgcCTATAAGGTTGATTTGGGAGGCCAATATGGGGTCTCAA aattgaggacaatttcCTTTGAAGAGgaggaggatgaccaagatggtcaag